CCAATAGAGGGGGCGCTAACAAATCTCTCGCACAGCGGCCATTATAAACATATGGCTGCATTTTAAAACTTATTCCTCGAGTCAATTTACCCAAGTCTTTAACATTTTTGCAGGttaatccatgtttttttttccagatttatGAACAAGACACATCCAGTCTGTTGCATGTTTGGTAGCAGAGAGGTGCGACCTTCTGCTTACTCTGACACCATGATGTCAGTATAAGTCATGTCCCCCTTGTTTTTGATCAGGCTGATAGTTGCTgcttaaaggggctgtactcaaCATTAAGAACATAAATATAGCAGCAAATGAATATTTGCCATAAAAGATATAGTGGTAAAGAGAAGGAAGTCACACTCTCACTATTGTGTTGTAGtcaattttttctgttttgttataaTAGCCAGTCCAGCTGTGCGTGCATGTGGCTGTGAGGAAACGTAGGTATTTTACATAATGGGGAACAGCTGCCTGGAGGCAATCCCaacctgctgtttttttcttcagtattttgagaaaacagcccgtttttaaataaataaaaaaaaatgttcatgccTTCTAGATTTTAGTGTAATGTTGTGCCCCCATTGTCAAGCTGACAGTTTAATATGTTACTGTTTTTGAGCATTTGTTCTCACAACATCCAACAATTGTGAAACACTCCAAGGCTGCTATCGTACTTATTGTGCTTAGTAAGAAATAATTTGTGTTAAACTCGAACGACAACTGAAGCTTACAATACGCAGCTTAGGCTGATGAACACTGAGCCAGGTGTGACACTAGAAATATGACACCAAGGTCCAACATGATCTCACTTTGACGTGCCATTTGGGTTGGTTTGAAAAGTGTATGGTCTACATTACCACCAATTCCAAATACACCATGTATGCCATTTTATGACCCCCACTGACAAGCACCAACATTAAAAGACTGCAGTGAGGTGGGTATgtaaggtttgtgtgtgtgcttgctttaCTTTGAGTCTTTAGTAAAGCAGTTGGCTCTGTGGACATTACTTTACTTGCAGCACAAGAGATCACCACTCAGAGTTGAAAAATGTGTCCTTACAGTCATTGTTCATAGTGTGTGAGTATAAAATAAGCACCCGTagtataaaatgttatttatttaatagaaTTTCCATCTgcctttcccttttctttttcttttttttttaatgcacttttAGAGTTAATGAACACACTATCTTTAGAGCAGACCTTGACTGTGaaattaattacataaaatCCTTATGAGGCATAAAAGTCCATTTCACACATAACTATTGGGTATTGCTTGGCTGAAAGCtggaaaatgttacttaaggcAACAAATTCATAATgtcagcatttttcatttgcacTGTTGACAATGTAACCTCGGGACTGGGAAAGAGTGCCGACACTTTTAAAGCTGCCAAACAGGTACACAAATTAATTTTGCACTTGATGATAAATTGCTAATCAGATTTTCAAGGGTACTCCGAAAAGTTCTAACTCTTTTGGTTGAGTTACATCAAAAACATGAATATCTAATCTGCTCCATAGATTGtaatgtttaaaactcacagtcATTAAAAGCATCACTTTTGTGCCATAGCATAATGTacaaggaaagaagaaaatacagaaaatatatgTATAGCTGAAtatgttaatacatttaatgaCAAACTTCCTTTGCTGGCAGAAAGGAGCACATTTTGTAGGACTGGCTTTTCTTTCTTATTCCGTGTGTTAACATGCACACTTCTAATTTGACTGTAACCAGATTAAAGGAATACTCCAGTTATTATAACTGATCATTTAAGCCCAATTGACAAAATTGCTTGTCTATGACAAGTAATGGAGCATCAGGCTTCTacttgattttttgttttgtgacagGTTTTCTTGCAGACGTCAGTGTCGAAGTGTGCCgagaaaacatcaaaacacaattTAATGTTGAAGGCCTTTGGTCACTGACACAGCGTGGTAAGTTTCACTGGCTCCTCTGTGTCTAATCCTCACACTGATTCTTAATaataaaatttcaattttggaGAATTGgtgttcaaaaatgttttggtttctcATATAAAAACTTATCTCTCTATTTAGTAtctaattttacaaaaattattacatttagtCTTGTAATAGTGTTACTTTCCCTTCTCAAAATTTTAAGTTTCAAAGTTTAGCCTATCCTTTTAATTTCTCAACTTTGTTCTTGGAAGTACTTCTTTATTCCCTCAAAATATGACTGTCGTCTCTCCCTTTTTCTATCAATCTAAAAATACCCCTAATACTCATGTCACATTTGTCAATTGCTTGTGATGGGAcaacataaaatggaaaaaatgctTTTGACTTAGCATTTCAAGCAGCAGAACTTGACAATGGCTCTAATGGGCTGTTGTGCTTTGTACAtcaataaagcaaaaaaaacaaaaaacaatactaacaagatattttcttttgttcccCATAAAAGATTTTACTTGCAGACTAATCACCAAATTCTTTTAGACCATAACCCCCCTATGTATTTTTGGAAATCCCTCTGCTGTGATCCATGTGCTTATTCAAACTATTAGCTTAATTTGGTTAAACACAGTAATCAGGTTGAGTGCATGTTAACATACTAATTATTGCCATTATAACTTTACagaaatttgaatattttaaattcaacatttgCTTTGAAAGATTCAGTccctcaaattaaaaaaacaaacaatttgaggGTATAGTGTCAAGATGCATTTGCTGCTGTGCAATTTCTATCTCTTTTAAAGTGAGTACATATTTGAAGCAAAGATAGTATGCACCCCAAATGCATTTTCAATGCTTACATGGCGTCCATTCGATGTTCACATGATTTTCATGTTGAATTGTATGGGTTCCTCGGTTGGACTGGCCTCCTCTGGTTCCTCTTTACGTGGCACATATTCAACCTCTATACTTGACTTAGTATTGTCTTTTCCCCGACTCCAGAGAAATAATATTACAAGACAGAAAAGGACAACTCCGAGGAAAGAGATAAATCCCATAGTGGTTGCAATGATGAGTGTCTTTACATCAAATGGAAATGTAACTGTGGCCCGGGTTACATTAGCACCTTCATCGCTGGGCTGGTTTGAAATGAAGGCAAATGTCTTGTTTGGCTGGTGGGGCCAATTGGGGGAATAGCTATGCACAAAAAGGTGAGCAGCTTTGGTGTCATTGCCTGCTGCATTGCTTGCAATGCACAAGTAGGTGCCGTTGTCTTGGATTTGGGCGTAACGCACCTCCAAAGTGCCTTCATTAGACACAGAAAGCCTTGACCCCACAGTTTTAGTAGTGATGTACTCTTTCTTAGGGGATAGCCACATTATCACAGGGACTGGGTCACCCTCAGCCTGGCAGTCAAAATGAACTGTAGTTCCTTCATCTACATGGCTTTCTTGAACCTTGTAATCCATGATCTTTGATTTCTGGCAGATAAAATAGTCAGACGGGAGAATGTCTGGGAAGTCCTTGAACTCTTGTCCTTGAACAATCTCAGGTGAAGCACACATGGGCTGCTGTCTGTTAAAGTTGAGCCTCCACCGCCGGCGGAAGACCCAGAGCAAGCGACAGTCGCAGGCCAACGGGTTGTCATACAAAGCCAGAGTCTCCAGGTTTCCCACTGAGTGGAAAACAGACTCCTCTAGGGTGTTCAATCTGTTGATGGATACATTGAGTACACGGAGGTGGTTGAGTCCTCGGAAAGAGTAGGGCTCAATGGTAGTTAATCTCCCACCAGCCAAATAAAAAGCCTGCAGCTTCTGCAGATTGAACAGTTTGTTCCCTTCCACAGTATGAATGGGATTGAAAGACAGATTCAAAAACCGCAGATGTCTCAGGTGACTGATGGCTTGGTAGGGTATGACAGTAAGATTACAATTTGTGATGGACAATGATGTGAGGTTGAGTCCAAACAAGCATTTTGCGGTCATGGTATCCAGGGCAGGCATTTGAGATATCTCCAACACTCTGAGCCGATACAGCCTCTTAAAGGAGTAATCCTTCATGGCAGTGACGTTGAGATAGCTTAATCGTAGTGACAACAGGTTATGCAAATGGCTAAGGGCATCAGTGGGCACTGAGGCAAGATTGTATCCCTCGATGTTGAGGCTTTCAAGGTTGCTGAGGCCATGAAACGATCGCGGTGAGATGAATACTAGGTCATTGTCACCAACCTCCAGAGCTCTCAGGTTGTACAGCTCCTGGAACATATAGTCGAGCAGAATGACAATCTTGTTCTCACTAATGTCCAGCTGGGTAAGGTTGGTCAGGCCTGTGAACACCCCCAGCTGAATGAGCTTCAGCTGGTTGTTGCGCAGACCTAGAGTTCGAAGGTTCATAAGATTGGTAAAAGCTCCAGGCTCAATGGATGAAATTGTGTTTTCGTTAAGTtgcagctcctccagctggGGGTAATTAATGAACTCCTCGTTCCCCAGAGTTTTGAGACGGTTCTTGCTGAGGTCCAGCATCCTTGTTTCTGTGGGTATGCCCTCAGGAAGAGCTGCCAGTCTCCGTCGATGGCACACGACTGAACGCTCCTGACCGTTGCAGTCACATCGGGAGGGGCAACCGGTGGTGGAGCCAGAAAGGACGGTGCCGAGCATGAGGATCAGGATGGGCTGCCAGCATGCCACCAAGTAGCTGTGCCCTCCTGCCTCCCCAGACACCATCCTACTGCTTACCTATGAAGAAATAGAGAGTACAGAGTAGTTAGTAGAGGAGTTGCGATACACAAATGGCTAAAACAATTGTGAACAATGCCAAGTCATACACTGAACAAATAGAAAAATCCCCAAACTGTGTTGAAATGTCTTTCATTAGTTTCTTGGGAAATGAATGCAGCACATTGATTCAATTCAGCCCTTAATCAggttttctgtttaaatgaGTATGAAAAAGCTTTTGTGTCATTAATTTGAACTGaacacaaattaatttattgtaGTGTTTAATGGCAGTTTTCCTGcaaagctttttatatttaattaaaaagatcaAAAAATCAATAATATGCCTTTCTGTGATGAAACAGTGTTTCCTAACATACCATTACAGTTTGAGCAATTGCTTTGCAATTTAGAATTTTCGGCATAATATATCCATTATCTGATACTAAGGCGTCCTCCCACGTCTAAGGCgctaattatttttattttctgacataACCTACAGTATAAGCTGAATACATCATGAATCCtttgaaaaaatatgtaaatgtgctgtatttatatagagctttCTTAGTCtaaacaactactcaaagcgcttttacatcatacaggaaacattcaccattcacacacattcatacactgtgacCGAGgatgccgtacaaggtgccacctgctcgtcagataaacactcacacacattcacactctgatgcgcagcatcgggggcaactcggggttcagtgtcttgcccaaggacactttgacatatATANNNNNNNNNNNNNNNNNNNNNNNNNNNNNNNNNNNNNNNNNNNNNNNNNNNNNNNNNNNNNNNNNNNNNNNNNNNNNNNNNNNNNNNNNNNNNNNNNNNNgatagatagatagatataaaatatctatatatatatatctattttCAAAGTCAATTGCAATCCAAATGTAGCATTTATCTGCACGTTTATTCAGTTATATAAGCTTCTTCTTGAATCAGATTTATTATGGTGACTTTCCTCACAAGTAATGATGTCAGCCAATCAATAACAGGGTTTGGTCACACAATGTAACCACCCTGCTGTGCTTCTGACTCAGTATGCTGGAAACAATTACTGCCAATATCAGTGGCACACTGTCTTCGCTTATACAAACTGATTTTAATTGGCAGCCAGAAATGCCATGTTATATCTTTAAATGGCTCCCTGAAATACTTGCAAACTTAACACAACCCATGCCACCGCTGAGCTGGTTACCTTGCAGTGACATAAAAATTGCCACCGAGCGGAGATAAATGGACAGAGGGATTGTTGGAGGACTTAAAACCccctttttttgattttgactcTCATGCAATGGAAGTCACATCTATGTCAAGGAAGATACATTACActgtgatttgttttcttttatctaaCAAGTAATACATCTGTAATGCTTTACAATAGGGGAGTTCAATTCCACATTTACATAAACTTATTcaacaaagtaatgaaatgtaTCTTAAATTCCATTATGAGAGGATACTACTTTCTTTAGTCTCTTTCGGAATAATCGTGTTGTCATATGTAGGAGCTGAATAGGCACTATTTATTCGATCTGTAACTCATTCACTACAAGAGTTTTTTGTTAAGAGCGTAATTATCAGCGTAgtgcctttttaaaacctctttggctGTCCACCACGCTTTTGTAGTGTTCAAAAAATATTAGACTTGATAGGAAAGATTAGACTGAGTCCGCTTTTATTGCAACACAAATTAAACCTCACTCCTGGTGAATTACTGTAAAGGCATGGGACCAAAGCAGCCTGGATTGTGGTCTCAATATTTTTTAGTGGAACAGtcatttcagcttttattttctcttcctccagcaCTGCTTATTTCAGTTGGCTGCATATGTCAGACGCGTCGGCCGTCAGTCCAGTGTGTATAGAACATTGTTAAAAGCGGACTGTCAGAAGGAAAGCTTACGTGTCTGTCATTAGCTCCTTTGTGACCTCCCTGTCTGGC
The Etheostoma cragini isolate CJK2018 chromosome 1, CSU_Ecrag_1.0, whole genome shotgun sequence genome window above contains:
- the lingo1b gene encoding leucine-rich repeat and immunoglobulin-like domain-containing nogo receptor-interacting protein 1-B, translated to MTVLVSSRMVSGEAGGHSYLVACWQPILILMLGTVLSGSTTGCPSRCDCNGQERSVVCHRRRLAALPEGIPTETRMLDLSKNRLKTLGNEEFINYPQLEELQLNENTISSIEPGAFTNLMNLRTLGLRNNQLKLIQLGVFTGLTNLTQLDISENKIVILLDYMFQELYNLRALEVGDNDLVFISPRSFHGLSNLESLNIEGYNLASVPTDALSHLHNLLSLRLSYLNVTAMKDYSFKRLYRLRVLEISQMPALDTMTAKCLFGLNLTSLSITNCNLTVIPYQAISHLRHLRFLNLSFNPIHTVEGNKLFNLQKLQAFYLAGGRLTTIEPYSFRGLNHLRVLNVSINRLNTLEESVFHSVGNLETLALYDNPLACDCRLLWVFRRRWRLNFNRQQPMCASPEIVQGQEFKDFPDILPSDYFICQKSKIMDYKVQESHVDEGTTVHFDCQAEGDPVPVIMWLSPKKEYITTKTVGSRLSVSNEGTLEVRYAQIQDNGTYLCIASNAAGNDTKAAHLFVHSYSPNWPHQPNKTFAFISNQPSDEGANVTRATVTFPFDVKTLIIATTMGFISFLGVVLFCLVILFLWSRGKDNTKSSIEVEYVPRKEEPEEASPTEEPIQFNMKIM